One Campylobacter concisus genomic window, GACGTCATACTCTTTAAAAAAGATGGCTCGCAAGAGGTCTTTGCTACTTATATCGGCTCTAAAAAGCTAAAATAACTTCAAATTTAGACTTAGCTCGTCTTTTGGTGAGCTAAGTTAAAAAGAAATTCCCTTGCTAATGGCGATGATGCAGAGCAAAAAGGCTATTGGCACATAGATAAATTTACCTACAAAGTACCAAAATGAGCCGTAAGTTTTATTTGCTCCTGAATTTACCTCGTCTAAAATTTTTTCTTTTTTAATGATCCAAAACCAAGATATTGCGCCGATGACTGCGCCGATTGGAATAATATAGATCGACACAAAGTCCATCCAAGGTCCCCAACTGCTAATAGGCTCCATAAATGCTCCTATGCCAAAGCAAACTGCACAAAGTAGCGTGAGCGTCCAAAATCTACTAAGGAGTGGGAATTTATGCATTAGTGACTCGGCGACTACTTCAAACATATTTTGAAGTGAGGTGATACCGCCAAAGATGACTGCTGTAAATAAAATAATGGCAAAAATTTGACCGCCGATCATATTTTGTAAAATTTTTGGAAGCGTTACAAAAAGTAGCTTTGGACCTTCGGCTGGATCCATAGCATAGGCAAAGACTGCTGGGATCATAACAAGAGCGGCCACAAGAGCTGCGATAGTATCAAAAAAAGCCGTAGTTTTAGCACTCTCAACGATATCTTCATCTTTTGAAAGGTAAGCCCCATAAACTATCATGCCAGATCCTGTGATAGAGAGCGAGAAAAAAGCTTGACCCATCGCAGAAACCCATACCATCGGGTCTGCAAGCTTACTAAAGTCAGGAATAAAAAGGAATTTATATCCATCAAATGCATTTGGCAGCATCGCAACATTTATAGCCAAAATGCTAAACAATACAAAAAACAGTGGCATCATTATTTGATTTGTTTTTTCGATACTTTTTGCTCCAAAAAATAGTGTAAGAAGCGTGCCAACAACGATGATAAAATGATAAGGCAAGACTGAGTAATCTTGAAGTGCAAATGAGTTAAACCAAACATTCGTATCAACGCTCATAAATGAGCCAGTAAGCGCCTGAGTAAGGGCTTTTAGTACGTAGGCGATGATGACTGCGTAGCCAATAGCTATACAAAGTGAGCCAGCAAGCGGAAGCCAGCCAATAATACTGCCAAATACGCCTAAATTTCTACTTTGCCAAGCATATTTATATGATCCAAGCGTACCAGTCTTTGCACGTCTGCCAATCGCATACTCTGCACTTAGACCAACGTATGAAAAAAGAGCTATAAAAAAAACATAGATGAGTAAAAACGCCGCACCGCCATTTGTGCCAAGTTTGTAAGGAAAGCCCCAGACATTTGCCATGCCAACTGCTGAACCAACTGAGGCTAGTATAAATGCCCAACGCGATGAAAAATTCTTTTTGCTCATTGTAAAATCCATAAATTTAGTGATGAAAATAATGTTACCAAAATATGATTTAAGAACTTTTTATAAATCTTAAATTTAAGAAACGTTGTTACTTTTGGGCGTGGCTAATTTGACCGCAAAATATAAATTCGCTATAATCAGCCAAAATTTTTAACTCTTAAGGATCATAATTGTACCCCAGTAGCGATAACTCGCTTTTAATGGTAATACTTGCCATTATATTCATTTTACTAAACGCATTTTTTGTTTTGTCGGAATTTTCTCTTGTTAAAGTTCGTAAGTCTAGACTTGAAGAGCTTATCAAAGAGAAAAAGCCAAACGCTCAGCTTGCTTTTGAGATGTCAAACAAGCTTGATACTTATCTTAGTGCCACTCAGCTTGGCATCACACTAAGCTCACTTGCTCTTGGTTGGATCGGTGAGCCAGCGGTTGCAAGACTTATAGAAGCTCCACTTAAAAATTTCTTCAACTTTAGCGACATATTAGTTCATACGGTTGGTTTTGCGATCGCATTTACTCTTATTACGCTACTTCACGTTGTAATGGGTGAGCTTGTGCCAAAGTCAGTTGCTATCGCGAAGGCTGAGACTTCAGTGTTAAAAATCGCTCGTCCACTTCACTTTTTTTGGGTACTATTTTCTCCTGTAATTAAGCTTTTTGATATTTTAGCGACCATTGGACTTAAAATTTTAGGCATCCAGCCAGCTAAAGAAAATGAACTAGCACACTCTGAAGAAGAGATAAA contains:
- a CDS encoding sodium-dependent transporter, whose product is MSKKNFSSRWAFILASVGSAVGMANVWGFPYKLGTNGGAAFLLIYVFFIALFSYVGLSAEYAIGRRAKTGTLGSYKYAWQSRNLGVFGSIIGWLPLAGSLCIAIGYAVIIAYVLKALTQALTGSFMSVDTNVWFNSFALQDYSVLPYHFIIVVGTLLTLFFGAKSIEKTNQIMMPLFFVLFSILAINVAMLPNAFDGYKFLFIPDFSKLADPMVWVSAMGQAFFSLSITGSGMIVYGAYLSKDEDIVESAKTTAFFDTIAALVAALVMIPAVFAYAMDPAEGPKLLFVTLPKILQNMIGGQIFAIILFTAVIFGGITSLQNMFEVVAESLMHKFPLLSRFWTLTLLCAVCFGIGAFMEPISSWGPWMDFVSIYIIPIGAVIGAISWFWIIKKEKILDEVNSGANKTYGSFWYFVGKFIYVPIAFLLCIIAISKGISF